Proteins encoded by one window of Gambusia affinis linkage group LG17, SWU_Gaff_1.0, whole genome shotgun sequence:
- the LOC122847026 gene encoding uncharacterized protein LOC122847026, protein MKNDWNLNEIGIKTDIYLRTTYNNYLKIYTDGSKNLKGYVGIGIYIPEFKKCIYKRISDQLSVFTAEMVAVILSLQWVEEIRPDRVVVCTDSKAVVESIKGEGNNRKDLVLEIHHILFRLYRGGIDVWFCWVPAHEGVKGNEKADKLAKRALEGEIAISIPFGKGEGKSLIKSKEMEEWQKIWNEDKKGRLYEVQKSVQIRSINERNRREEIIISRLRIGHTYLNDMLYLIGRKNSDKCERCGEKENVEHILMNCKSYEHKREELERIVRSIGHEWNLKGILGNEGNITNIHKLRKALFIYLKNTKLKNRI, encoded by the exons atgaaaaatgattggaatttaaatgaaatagggataaagactgatatttatttaagaactaCATATAATAATTACCTTAAAATTTATAcagatggttctaagaatttaaaaggaTATGTGGGAATAGGAATATATattccagagtttaaaaaatgtatttataaaagaatatcagatcaattgtcggtttttacagcagaaatggtggcagttataTTAAGCTTGCAATGGGTGGAGGAGATTCGACCAGACAGGGTGGTGGTGTGCACAGATTCCAAAGCAGTAGTAGAAAGTATCAAGGGAGaaggaaataatagaaaagatctggtattagaaattcatcatattttatttagattatataggggtggcattgatgtttggttttgttgggtgCCAGCACATGAAGgagtaaaaggcaatgaaaaggcagataaattagctaaaagggcTTTAGAGGGGGAAATAGCAATTTCAATTCCTTTTGggaaaggggaagggaaatcacttattaaaagtaaagaaatggaggaatggcaaaaaatatggaatgaagataagaaaggaagatTATATGAAGTACAAAAGTCAGTTCAAATTCGaagcattaatgaaagaaacagaagagaagaaataataattagtagatTAAGAATAGGTC ATACCTACTTAAatgacatgctttatttaatagggaggaaaaatagtgataaatgtgagagatgtggagaaaaagaaaatgtagaacacataCTGATGAACTGTAAGTCATATGAACACAAAAGGGAAGAATTAGAGAGAATAGTTAGAAGTATAGGGCATGAATGGAATCTTAAAGGTAtattaggaaatgaaggaaacataacaaatattcataaattaaggaaagcattgtttatttatcttaagaatacaaaattaaaaaatagaatctaA